Genomic window (Gymnogyps californianus isolate 813 chromosome 2, ASM1813914v2, whole genome shotgun sequence):
CAGGCGATCCCCCGCTCTTTGTGTGCGCGGCCCAGCTGCGCCGCGCCGGCACTACGGCTCCCGTCAGGCCGCGCGGCGGGGAAGGGAAACGAGCGGTGACGCGTACATGCAGCCGCCGCGGgtcgggggtggggggggcggcACGGCGGGTTCCCCTtcaccccccccgcccgccgAGGCCGCGCGTCGCCTCACGGCGCTCCCGGGGCTAGAAGCGGTTTGTGGAGCTGTTCGCTCACAGAGGGTCGATCCGGGTGTCTCGGCTGGCGCCGAAGttgccccccccgccgccgcctcctcccccgTCGGAGATGGGGCCGGCTGCGGCCGGCTTTGACAGCAGTCGAAGGGAGCTCTCCCTTCGGCCTCTCGGGCCTGACTGAGGGGCCGGCCCCGCCAGCCCTGCTACTCGGGCGCACTTGCAGGCCAGACGCTCTTGTTGGGCCCCCATGTTGGATGCAGATGATCTAAAATGTGCCTTTTTGGCTCTTCTCGGTTACCTTCTGAGAGAACCGGAAAGTCACCCGTGTGACTGCCAAAATGTTCTCAGCAGTGTCCTGTCAGACACTTCCATTTTTGTTGGCTAAATGTTTCTGGCTTTTTAGTACTTTAGCCATTTGTTTAGAGTTGTggacctttttattttatccagCTGTTGATACTGGTCAGCGCTAGAGGCCAGTggagttaggaaaaaaatatatatataaggaaagaaaaagcagggcAGACAAGAAAGCTGTTATGTTTGGGTTTACTGTCAAAAATCACCAAGACAGTCCTTATATGGTGGTTTTCTGGGGATTGAGGTTAAAGAAATGGACTTAAACCATTACCTTTTATGCCTACTTCTGGCTTACTGTGTTTACAGTATTACTGGTAGGGTTGGAAGTTTGGGGGGGATTGGATGTGCTGAAgtcttttgtttccagttttttttaatccagggTGTTTTCTAGCCCAGCATAGAAGGGCCATATGCCTTTGTTGCTACAGATGTGGTATGGCTGAGAAGATTGTTGcagttttttaaatgctttgataTAGGTCTTGGAAATCACCTGCTGTGGTTAATGTTGGTATGGTAAGGTGTTTATACTGCCTGACTTGTGCAACTGAATTAGGACTGTGAGTAGCTGACAGAGCCTTCAAAGGGCAGTTCAGAATTGACTAACGTTTTGAATTGTCCTCTGAAGGCTCCCTTGATGAATAGGGAGCCCTAGGCAACTTCACTAATTCAGGCAAACTAGTTGGATTCCCTGAAGTTACATGGAGTGAACAGTCCACTGTGTATCCAGGGATTCCTAGGAAATCTAGGGCTTGTTTACAAAGcactagttttaaaaataaataaatcttattTCTTGTGAATGATAATACATGCTGGTAGTAACCTAATCATTATCTTCAGATACTCGAAGTATCTTCCCAAGATTCATAAaggagtttgggttttttgttttttttttttttgttttttgtcagTCCTATAAATGCAACAAAGATGCTAGGTTTTTACAGCAATGAGAAATGATCAGATCATAAATATTGTAAAGCACagttatttttccctctctgttaAGACATGTTGATTCATGTTGGGATTCAACAAAGATGCGTTaaagttgaaaataaatttatgctTATTGACAGATAAGAACTTGTGCTGTTGCTTATTTATTGGGGGTTTTATAGTatcattccccccccccaaaaaaaaaagcctttagaaCAAACTTCCTTGCCCCCCTGCCTTTtattcattctgctttttcttactgTCCATCGTAAAGGGGTAGTACCACTACTgctaaatttcatttcttttgttttacactTCTTGCCTAAGGATCCCCAGGGTCAAAAGAATGCTAATTGTATTGAGTTGGTATGCAGCTAGCCTAAAATGATTCTCCGTTCTTTatgccttttctcctttcctgtccACGGTTTCCAAATCACCCACAGACTTATGAATATGATACTGACCTTCAAATTTTGTCaaattaaaaagtagttttaaatgaagtttattCTCAGCCATTGCTGCATGCATCGTGGTCTAGGGATTACATGATATTGTACATTCTGTTAATGTAATAATACAGTACAGACTGGAGAAAGAATTGCAgcatgtgttttcattttaatgttgtaGAAAAGACTATTTGTAAGTAGCATTTTTGAGGATATTTCATTCAGGAGATTGGGTATTCTGTAAACAAATCTATAGAGATCACGCATGTGTTCTCCCTTTGGAAGGTCAGGTGGAGTGGTGCGATAATGTGAGTTGATCAGTTTTATGGGAGGGGACAAATGTGCTGGGGAAGGGTGCTAAAACTATGGGCAAATGTGTTCAGTTTAATATAGTTTATTTCAGTGAGAATTTATGgcacctttgttttttctctttcagattaCAGCAAAAGCAGCTGTCATTTTTGTTACACTTCAGTATAATGTTACCATTCCTGCCACAGGTATGTATCTTGCAGGTTAGTTATCAGACGTTATTAGTACGCTGTACTTTCTAGACTGAGGGTAAGTGAATTTGTCAATTTGAATAGATAATAAGTAATTTCCAAGGACTTCactttatttttagtaaaactcCATTTTAATTACTTAGGTTAGGGGCaatgtttctgttctgctggaTTCATCATTAGTGCTAAAACACCATCTGACTGGTAGATAGGTTCACATTAATTCTTACTCTGGTTTTACAAGTGGCAATCTTTACTAGTCAAAGCAAGGTGATAGTGTAACGTAATTTTATTGTCCCCTTGCAATGCATTTGGATAAGCTTCCGAAGTGCACTTAAGTTTTCGTTTTTATAGTACATCTTTCCAGAATCAAATTTAGTTTGTAATGTGATGGAGAAGATGGCTGTAAACAATCTAGTGACTTAGCTCATGATGGCAGTTTAATTTGACTTCTATTTGTTCAGCTGACTACAAACTACTTCTGTCTGAAAGATTTCACTTTGAGAAACAAACTTACTGGCCATTAAACTGTATTGGTGCCTAACAGATaattctgtttgtcttttagAAGAACAATCTGCAGAAACAATCTCTCTCTATCACTATGGCATCAAAGACTTGGCTACGATTTTCTTCTACATGCTTGTAGCAATAATCATACATGCTATAATTCAGGAGTACGTACTGGATGTAAGtacaaaatattaattccttTCATCAAGATAATTGTCAGGTTTTAATTAGACTTTAAGACTGTTAACTTAAAAGTAAACTTTTGCATTAAAGCTTTTAACTGTTAAAACATGCATTGAAACTTTTAGATGTTCGAATGCAGTTAACAGATAAATGTTAAGTACTACAGCATATAAATAACAATGgactttcatttcagaaaattaacagaaaaatgcacttttcaaaaacaaagcatAGCAAGTTCAATGAGTCTGGGCAACTTAGTGcattctaccttttctcctgtgtttggGGAACGAGTATTCTTGTCTCCGTAAGtatgctttctcttctgtttgtatTATGAGATTTCAAAAACTTCACTTATGATGATGATAAATAAGtttttggcttatttttctggttttagctggttttaatattaaagtggGGACAAGTTTAGGGATTCTGTGTAGGTTGTAGTCATAACTGAATATAAAGTCCAATGGTATTACTGTTGCTCAGTCTCAGTTGATTTACTGTCAACTGGTAGAACTTTTTAACCCTATTATGGTACTTCATTCTCTGTAGTTTTTCTGTGTTGGCTTATTAGcgtaaaataaatgttaaagcATCATACATAGCATTTTGGCAGCCTAGGGAATGGGTGTATGGACAGATTGCTGTAGGCTCAGGTAAGTGTGTGCTTTCAGATGACATGCTCTTTGCTAGTGGCTGTATGTGTATGAGCTTAGTTtcaaaaaaggggaagagtatgatatttttttttttttttcccctccccttaaCATAATGACTCCTGAAAAAACTTTCCTTCTCTTAGTTAAGCTCAAAGCTTGTCAGCAGTTTACAAGGGAAGACTTACGGCTGTAGTGATGCTGAAATAACCTCCATCTCATAAGGACACTCTATCTTGAATGAACgcttggtttgtttggttgctttttatttttttaagccaatACAGctgtcttttggttttggggtttgtcttttgtttggttggttttttgttttgttttgttttttgtaaaaggaaatgtattGGTCTGCAGCTTTTACTTGTGTGTGTAGATGTGTGCATGTCTGTACGTACACACGCGCATAGacataaatacatatgtgtgtgtatgttcaTTCATTATTTCTGACTATGAATTAGCATCTTTGAGGgttcactgggtttttttgtttgttttttttaggaGAACTATGTATCAGATCCAACCTCTCTGTGGAGGGACTATCCGCACACTCTGATTCCGTAAGGCCTCTTCCTTAGATGATtgttggggagaggagggagtgTTTTAAACTTAGGGTGTGTCACGTACAATCTGTGTAGAATAAGTAGTCTGTAAAACTATATTAGTCACTAATATATTTTTGCTAATATTTATGGAGGAACTTGATTCTCTGTCAGTTTGTAGCAATACAGAGTTCTCTTTCTGTAGGCtattatttaaagaattaaGTTTTTGCAAGCTTTATTTATCttaatgattttgttttttaaaaatcttagttTTTGAGTTGGTTGGCAGGAAggatctgtgtttttctttctttagagaCAGTGATTAAATGTGTTCACTAGaaagcttctgaaatgttttaagttcattaataaaaagtaatattcCTCAATTCTTGCTGTATTGTACAGGTTTCAAATGAAGTTTTTCTACATCTTACAGTTGGCATACTGGTTTCATGCTTTTCCAGAATTGTACTTccagaaaactaaaaaagtaAGTTCAAAATGTAAATCGTAAGAACTCCAAAGCCAGCAACCCGAACAGTGGAATAGTGAATTTCTTTTGGACTTCCAGAGTGATGTGTTACCCTAGATTTCCTACCCTGTTCTTATTTGGTTACCCACTTTTCCTGATGGAATTTTGGGTGCTCAAATGTCCATGTGAGAAggtaggttttttccttttcagttaaaTCCTGTATTTCTTGTTGCAGTAAAATTACTGTCTATCTGTTGTGTAAATAGAAATTACTAGTGTTTCTCATCTACTAAAAGAATTTTCCCTTGAGCAAATGAAtgtgagattttcttttcaaacttttttttgtttcttgtaatTAGTAATCTGAATAGTGTCATTGAAATCACAATTGCTTCGTGAGTCATGATACAGGTGTAGAATATAAGCAGTGAATAATTTTGTAAATCCGAGGAATATTAAACTCTGGGATTTGGTTTAAATACTGCTGTCCTCAGCAGAAGTTCTGGTTAGTTGTGTATTGAGATTTTTTCAATGCTCAATTTTTAACAGCATCCTTTTCACCCTAAGGGTTTTCTCTTTTGGGGTTCTCAAAACACTGAGTTTACTGTAGATTTTTTGTAGCAcgcttttttccttcctggacCAATTTAAGTAGTCTCTTTGCATGTTTTTGCTCAGGTTCCTTTctaaacttttctgttttaaactctTCAACATGacttcaccaagggcaaatcatgcttGACTAATTTGctggccttctacgatggagtgactgcatcagtggatGAGGGAAGAGCTATTAATGTCATCTACCTGAACTTCTGTTAAGGCTTGTGATATGGTCCCCCAAAGCATTCTtacctctaaattggagagagatggatttgatggatggactgttagatggataaggaactggctggatggctgcttccaaagagttacagtcagtGGCTCAAcgtccaagtggaaaccagtagCGAGTGGTGTTCTTCaagggtctgtactgggaccaatgctatttaatgtcttcatcaatGACGTAGACAGTGAGATTgagtgcaccttcagcaagtttgcagatgacaccaagctgagtggtgcagttgatttgCTTGCGGAAAGGGGTGCGATCCAGAGGGctcttgacaggcttgaggattgggcctgtgtgaacctcatgaacTCCTACAAGGCCAcgtgcaaggtcctgcacctaGGTCATGGGAATCCCCAACatactgcgtccagctctggggtccccagcacaagaaagataCGGATCTGTTTGAGCGGgttcagaggagggccacaaaaatgatcagagggctggaacacctctcctatggagaaaggctgaaagatttggggttgttcagcctggagaaaagaaggctctgggaagacctCTCAATATTGTGGCCTCTCAATATTtgaagggggcttataagaaagatggagaaagactgtTTAttagggcctgtagtgacaggacaaggggcattgattttaatctgaaagagggtagatttaggttagataggaagaaattctttatgaggagggtggtgagacactggaacaggttgcccagagaggttgtggatgcccccttCCTGGAAGTGTTCGAGGCCAGGTGGGGCTTTAAGCAACgtgatctagtgaaagatgtccctgcccatggcagggggggttggactagatgatgtataaaggtcccttccagcccaaaccattctgtgattctgttgtTGCTCTGCGACTacactgcctctctgctgccagagTTCTGCTTtattcaagaaaatgaaacatacGTGTTACGTAACCATAGGTCTTTGTTCAAGAGCCTAGAAGAGGCTTGGGAAAATAGTAACgagatgctttgttttcacGCTGATCAGATGCAGTAtaaacactgatgttttgcaGATGCACTGCAGCTGATGTTCCCATATTGTGCTAGTGATATGTGTCGAATTTGACTTCGTATCTAagtgtggaggtttttttaacataacgTCAAGAAAGCTGTCACAAGTGGCAGAAGTGCTGTATATTGAATAGTAGTGTTTTACTGGGTCACTGCTTGGAATTTTGGCCTCTGACTTCTGCGTTAAGTTTTAAGAGTGACCGTTCATTTGTTTTGGCAAGTTCATAGTTGATATTTCTTTCACCACAGTTTAACCTCTGCCATCTTGGCTTCTCTGTCTTATTCCTTCTCTTGAAGGAACTAGCTTCTTTTACTCAGGTCTAGTTGTCTGTACTGCTGACGTAGACAGGAAAATTTCTTAACTGAGCTTTCTGTATACTAAGTAGTGTGTACCTCCACCTGCATTGTTCAGTAGGCCTTCAGTCTCTTTGATAGTTTGTCcaaagcaggcagcatgggCTGTTTAAATACTACCTCAGTTCTGAAGATAAAGTGCAAAAGGCTCGTCCTGGTAGTACTTGGAGAAACTGAGCATTTGTACTGACTATTCTCTAATATGTCTGAAAGaactcattttttgttttctttcagatcatTTAGAGTAGGTCTTTATCTGTTTCCTTGCTCTTTGTATATGTGTGTGGTGTTTGCTCTTGTCACAAGTGTTTGATTCTGTGCTTTTGTTGGCTTTGAGATGGAGTATTGCATAACGTAGAATAGATCTTACAAGATTACATttttaggtctttttttttaattacatgtaTGCAAGATAAAGCTGAAGCCCCTTGCTTGAAGTTTAGGGAATCTTTCCAAAAAGTAGGAGTTTCTTAAGCACAACTGAACGTACTCTGCATACCACTTCAAGACAGATTTTTATTGTGATCTAGCATACTTTAGTGATTCTTCTGTTCACAGATGGCACCATCTGCTTTCCATGTGCTGTGTGTCTATACTTGAATTCATGTCTCTCCCTCTTTATTATTTCGTCTCCATGAATTGTTCAATTTAATGCGGCTGGCTAAAACCTAACTTGAAATGCAACCATGTGGCTTAGCATGACTGGTTAATAACATTATTCTCTGTATTTGCCAGCAACTGCGTCAGAATCTTGGATGATCTTGAATCTTTAAAATAGATGTCAACACTTggaaaccttttcattttgggTTCATAgactgttattttatttctgtagcaaTCTGACAGAATCTGATGGGCAGCAAACACGCGGAACTGTAGGAAGTTATCCGATGATACAGTAATACATACCAAATAAGTATTGTAATAGCTAGTACAAATTCACAGTAGTCATATCAAATAAAAATGGGcccttttaaaaagtatctttttgaTGCTTGATGCGTTTTTTCCACAATAGAGTATGTGTAACATACCGAGTATTATTGGTAAGTAAGCAATAAGTTATACGTGGAATTAAATGATCTAGGCTGAGTAATTCAGTGCCAGAACAGGCCACGTTAAGGTAGCTGATAAACCAAGAACAATTTCCAAGACTAGGCAATAGTTTGTAATAATATATAACATTGTACAATAACGTATAACATTGTGTATaacacaaaattacttttttcttcctaataggAAGATATCTTTCGCCAGATTGTCTACATTGGACTTTATCTCTTTCATATTGCTGGAGCCTATCTCCTGAAGTAAGTCAATTGTAAACTTTTGCTGGCTTCATTCTCTGTCTTTAAACATCTAACAAAATGTctgaatgtttgttttatttgttttgatagTCTGACCCATCTTGGACTTGTTCTTCTGGTATTGCATTACTTCGttgaatttcttttccacatATCCCGTCTTTTCTACTTCAGTGATGAAAGATACCAGAAAGGGTAAGTAgtctttatcttttaaattcagGTAGTTTCTGTCTCAAAGCCTTGTGCATTTAACTAATCAGAAACCAAAATTACAAGGAAGTTCAAACAGTGTTTCCTTAGAGGCCACAGTTCTCCAGACTAGTTTTAGTATTTATATCTctaaaacaactatttttttacCTTATTCACCTATTTAAGTAAATGTTCGTAGcagtataaaatgaaataaaatcttacactaatatttaaaaaaaaaaaagttttgtagaGAAAGGAACAGCATAGGTTGCTAATACAGCCAGTTCTATAGGAACTAATAACATGCTTATGTTCTAATAGTAGTGGAAAGCACTTTCCATTGAGtttaaattagttttcagaacatacttttgttttgtaaaaaaagatAGTGAGGCAgggcttttcttgctttttgtcttctATGAGTACTAGAAATACAAGACTAGTTTAGGATAGGtgcaaaataatgaatttaggtaacttcttaaatttcaaacaaattcaCATGGTGAAGAGTAAACATTTGCATTGTTAGTACTTGTATTTGTGTTCTGAACGGCAAATTCATTTAGtgtttgtggtggtttttttgttgcagaTTTTCACTGTGGgcagttctttttgttttgggaagGCTTCTCACGTTGATTCTCTCGGTCCTCACTTTTGGCTTTGGACTGGCAAGAGCAGAAGATCAGCAGCTGAATTTCAGTACTGGAAACTTTAATATCCTGGCTGTTAGGTATAGTAAACTTGGAACGGTTCTTAAGCATGAGCTGTAAACCTGTGTTAAATACACAATATAAATCGTATGGTATTAATGCTAGTAATTTTTAATGGTTAGGTGTTTTCATGCAACCGATGGGATCAATAGGAATAGCTTCTGTAACAAACTTTTAAGGCACAGTGAAATGAATTGAAGAATTTACAGTCTACAGCTGAGAAATCTGTAACTGATTACTCGGGgagttttgtcagaaaaaaatagaattaaaaggGATATCCAGTTACAGAGAttactttcaaatgttttagAATTAGTGAATTGAATTCTAGATATAACTGCAGTGAGTTTATCTGTAGAGGTCAAGGCATTATGCCCAGAGCATCTTTGGTCCTGGTTAAAGATTCCTacctctttctctgcctttacTACAGCTCCTATTGCTGCTATGTGATGCACAATGTTCAGCCAACCACCTTGCCTTTTTATGAATTAAATCCAAAAAGGAAGTTATTAGAACACTGACAATGTCAACATTACTCTGCAGAATTGGTACTCAAAACTGCAAGACTCTCTTAAGCCATTTTCATCTGTTACTACGTGGTACTTTGAGAGTGATActgagaaaggagagagcaggaaagaaatcCAGTTTTGATGGAGGGACAAAGACTTCACTCTCCCTGTGTATCTAGTTTCTTTCAGCTGTGCTAAGCCCAGTCGCCCTATGTGAGCTAACTCTTGCATGGCTTAGAAAATGGATGTTACTAGGAGGCGACAGGgaaagtcacaaaaaaaaagccccaaacaacACTGaacttttacaaattcatgtTATCTAGAAGGAATCACTCTAATGTGTTTGAGGAACCCGAGTAAAAAGGCAGTTTATGACATAAAAAAACTATCTGCGGTGGTGTTCTACTTCCCTTTTCTATTTGAATAATGAGATAAACTTACTGATAAACTTTtacctgtgttttgtttctagaATTAGTGTGCTGGCCTCCATCTGCATGGCTCAAGCATTTATGATGTGGAAGTTCATTAATTTCCAGCTTCGGAGGTGGAGAGAGCATTCTTCTTCTCAGCCTCAGTCAGTGAAAAAGAAGTTCGTAACAGCTAAAGGAAAGAcctccagaaaagaaagaggtttgtattttcagtttttctgttgcGTTAACTTCTCAAAATCAACTTTAGGTAATGGAGAgccttttttaaatataattgctAAAGAAGCATTTTATGTTTAACTTGCAAGTGAGATGACTTGGTTACAGGAACAGTATTGGTGAATAttgttgtggtggttttttttctgatttaaaaaaatcactatatATTGCTTGGTTTTTCTCTTCTAATTGAATGAATGAAGGAATTACCATTTCTTTAGTTAATGCaacatgaggtttttttgtgtcTAATTTTATTACTTGAGCAAAATGTGTCATGCTTATGTTTTGTTCCCTTATAAAAAGGGAACAGACACGTTTTTAGATCTGTTCGAATAATCAATTACTTCTAAATTTTTCTTGCAATGAATTTCAAGGTTGTTTTTCATTGCCACTAAATTCTGAGGTTTTAGGGCAAGAAGATGTTTTGATGATCCATCCAGTAAATAGGCTTATGTTGGACTGTTTTCActaaaaatagaattttgaTACTTCTTTTAAGGGGAGGTAATAACTACTTACTATTCTAAACCTGTGTAGAAGCATTTGGAAATGAACTAATGACTCCAGGTTTGACTTCTTAATTATGTCACACTGCTTTTATGGAAAGGATATGAAAGATGAACcaaatgctttttcctccaAGGAAAATTAtgtgcttcattaaaaaaaaataaaaaaataaatccccacacttcagtatttctgttgttCCAACAATTAAACTTCTGTGTATTTAATTGCTAGCTTGAATAACTTCTGCACTTTTTTGAGACTGCTTGAGTAATTTCAAAAGCTTATTTCAGCATGATCCTTTGCTACCAATCATGTATTGCCAACCTGTTCCACTTTTTGATATATTGAACATAATGTGTGGGAAGACCATTTGCACTGAGTACTGAGATTTGTGGTCAGAGATCAATTGATTGATTCCCCCCCCcggtttcttttttattaaaatcatgtGCTTACAGTATTTCTGTACTCCCTTTTGATGAGTTGTAATTATCACAACTTGGCTTCTGtgtggtgttgggttttttgttttcgtCAGAAAATCCagttggactttttttttttttttgagtgaagGTAGTTTCCTGTGTAGGTGTCCTGCTTAATCAGAGCTTCGTGTTCATTGcatcttactattttttttgtggaattaatttaaatcttgtatgccaaatatttttaaagcataaacttaaatggcattttaatcAGTGAGTCAAAAATGTagtagctttttaaaatctcttaaaCTATTTCATTCATGTAATTTGGTGAATTTGCTGGTTTTCACCCAACTTCAATGGCAACTTGCAAGTGGTAAACGAATAGTGAAAGAGTCAGTTAATTGGAATTGTGGTTTAATTCACAAAATAATTGAGCTATGCCTGTCCTAAAGACTGGGGAATTTTAcagcttattttaaatggaaagaaaagaactttaaaatctgaaaggtTAGTGTTGCTTCAGATTCTTGTGTTTTCAAGAGTCCTGTAATGTTACCTGTACAGAACACTTGCACAGGATGCAGCAAGACAGTGTTTTTGACAGAGTAATATATGCAAttaaactgtttaaaacaaaaaagaaaaaaaagactttttttgtggTTGGATGGATTTTGGGGAGCCAGGGTACAATAAAATGTGTTACTTTTAGACTATACCAAAAGCAAGAAATGACAGTAGAAAAATCCTACTGCTGATGTAGGTGGGGTACGCAGGCACATGCTGAttcttgttctttgttttatttacacttGTTTTGACTTAACTGTTCaagaaaatatgatttcaaTTAGCTGGCTTGGATCTAGCTCATTGTTTGTAAGCTTCTTGATTTAAGAACACaaactttttgaaaagtatCCAAAGACCACCTTA
Coding sequences:
- the TRAM1 gene encoding translocating chain-associated membrane protein 1 isoform X2, coding for MAIRKKSNKNPPVLSHEFIVQNHADIVSCMAMIFLLGLVFEITAKAAVIFVTLQYNVTIPATGMYLAETISLYHYGIKDLATIFFYMLVAIIIHAIIQEYVLDKINRKMHFSKTKHSKFNESGQLSAFYLFSCVWGTSILVSENYVSDPTSLWRDYPHTLIPFQMKFFYILQLAYWFHAFPELYFQKTKKEDIFRQIVYIGLYLFHIAGAYLLNLTHLGLVLLVLHYFVEFLFHISRLFYFSDERYQKGFSLWAVLFVLGRLLTLILSVLTFGFGLARAEDQQLNFSTGNFNILAVRISVLASICMAQAFMMWKFINFQLRRWREHSSSQPQSVKKKFVTAKGKTSRKERENGINGTVTSNGADSPRSRKDKSS
- the TRAM1 gene encoding translocating chain-associated membrane protein 1 isoform X3, with amino-acid sequence MAIRKKSNKNPPVLSHEFIVQNHADIVSCMAMIFLLGLVFEITAKAAVIFVTLQYNVTIPATEQSAETISLYHYGIKDLATIFFYMLVAIIIHAIIQEYVLDKINRKMHFSKTKHSKFNESGQLSAFYLFSCVWGTSILVSENYVSDPTSLWRDYPHTLIPFQMKFFYILQLAYWFHAFPELYFQKTKKEDIFRQIVYIGLYLFHIAGAYLLNLTHLGLVLLVLHYFVEFLFHISRLFYFSDERYQKGFSLWAVLFVLGRLLTLILSVLTFGFGLARAEDQQLNFSTGNFNILAVRISVLASICMAQAFMMWKFINFQLRRWREHSSSQPQSVKKKFVTAKGKTSRKERENGINGTVTSNGADSPRSRKDKSS
- the TRAM1 gene encoding translocating chain-associated membrane protein 1 isoform X1, whose protein sequence is MAIRKKSNKNPPVLSHEFIVQNHADIVSCMAMIFLLGLVFEITAKAAVIFVTLQYNVTIPATEEQSAETISLYHYGIKDLATIFFYMLVAIIIHAIIQEYVLDKINRKMHFSKTKHSKFNESGQLSAFYLFSCVWGTSILVSENYVSDPTSLWRDYPHTLIPFQMKFFYILQLAYWFHAFPELYFQKTKKEDIFRQIVYIGLYLFHIAGAYLLNLTHLGLVLLVLHYFVEFLFHISRLFYFSDERYQKGFSLWAVLFVLGRLLTLILSVLTFGFGLARAEDQQLNFSTGNFNILAVRISVLASICMAQAFMMWKFINFQLRRWREHSSSQPQSVKKKFVTAKGKTSRKERENGINGTVTSNGADSPRSRKDKSS